A window from Engraulis encrasicolus isolate BLACKSEA-1 chromosome 13, IST_EnEncr_1.0, whole genome shotgun sequence encodes these proteins:
- the LOC134461035 gene encoding solute carrier family 35 member F5-like: protein MMNQMGSQGSVVNQKRRLVFGVLILLLVDVIWVASSELTSYIFKQEEYNKPFFSTFAKTSMFILYLLGFLVWRPWSQQCSGGFRRPHPTLFSDAEECLTPFIAENGYSNSLSESLYVPVKFQDSSLDIISTASSDCEVAQSPKKSRVRFSNIMEIRQLPSNQALEAKLSRMSYAACKDQESLLKTAGKLTVSEVAKISFFVCFVWFLANFSYQQALSDTEVAIVNILSSTSGLFTLILAAIFPSSSSDRFTLSKLLAVALSIGGVALVSVSSMESSGGKGTFGTLWSLAGAALYAVYIVMIKRKVDREGKMDIPMFFGFLGLFNLLFLWPGFLLLHYTGFEAFELPSNLVCTYILINGLIGTVLSEFLWLWGCFLTSSLIGTLSLSLTIPLSIIADMFLQKVHFSWMFFVGSVPVFLSFFTATLLCHYNNWDPVTVGLRRMFAFICRKKRFRLPEDSEQTESLIPLHTLSQED, encoded by the exons ATGATGAACCAGATGGGCTCCCAGGGTAGTGTGGTTAACCAGAAGAGGCGCCTGGTGTTCGGGGTGCTGATCCTCCTTCTGGTGGATGTGATCTGGGTGGCCTCTTCTGAGCTGACATCA TACATATTCAAACAGGAGGAGTACAACAAGCCTTTCTTCAGCACGTTTGCCAAGACGTCCATGTTCATCCTGTATCTCCTGGGCTTCCTGGTTTGGAGACCATGGAGTCAGCAGTGCAGCGGTGGCTTCCGGCGTCCGCATCCAACACTA TTCTCAGATGCCGAAGAATGTCTTACTCCCTTTATAGCCGAGAATGGCTATAGCAACTCCCTG AGTGAATCCCTCTATGTTCCAGTGAAGTTTCAGGATTCCTCACTGGACATCATTAGCACCGCCAGCTCAGACTGTGAAGTTG CCCAGTCCCCTAAGAAGAGCCGCGTGCGCTTCAGCAACATCATGGAGATCCGGCAGCTGCCGTCCAATCAGGCACTTGAGGCCAAGCTCTCGCGCATGTCCTACGCCGCATGCAAGGACCAGGAGTCGCTGCTCAAAACCGCCGGCAAGCTGACCGTGTCGGAAGTGGCCAAAATCAGCTTCTTTGTGTGCTTCGTA TGGTTCCTGGCCAACTTTTCTTATCAACAAGCGCTGTCAGACACTGAAGTGGCCATTGTGAATATTTTGTCATCCACTTCTG GTCTCTTTACCCTCATCCTGGCAGCCATCTTTCCTAGTAGTAGCAGTGACCGCTTCACACTCTCCAAGCTCCTAGCTGTAGCGCTCAG CATTGGAGGAGTGGCCTTGGTCAGCGTTTCAAGCATGGAGAGTTCTGGTGGAAAAGGCACCTTTG GTACCCTCTGGTCCTTAGCAGGGGCTGCATTATACGCGGTCTACATTGTCATGATAAAAAGGAAGGTTGATCGAGAGGGGAAAATGGACATTCCCATGTTTTTTG GTTTCCTGGGCCTGTttaacctcctcttcctctggccTGGCTTCCTGCTCCTGCACTACACCGGCTTTGAGGCCTTCGAGTTGCCCAGCAACCTGGTGTGCACCTACATCCTCATCAACGGCCTGATTGGCACCGTGCTCTCAGAGTTCCTCTGGCTGTG GGGCTGCTTTCTGACGTCATCTCTCATAGGAACGTTATCATTGAGCCTCACAATACCTCTGTCCATCATAGCAGACATGTTTCTGCAGAAG GTGCATTTCTCGTGGATGTTCTTCGTGGGGAGCGTTCCCGTGTTCCTCTCCTTCTTCACTGCCACTCTACTGTGCCACTACAACAACTGGGACCCCGTCACCGTGGGACTCAGGCGGATGTTTGCCTTCATCTGCCGCAAAAAACGTTTTCG GTTACCAGAAGACAGTGAACAGACTGAAAGCCTTATTCCTCTTCACACCCTCTCTCAAGAAGATTGA
- the LOC134461703 gene encoding uncharacterized protein LOC134461703 isoform X2 yields MEFLQSNKDKLCTLLASHLDKVLDQVGEDISYKESKSCIKQGGKEGMKILLEVMLGKEQGKCQQLVKFLGDTFPEIKDLINSQGAGSVPMYADQNSTIVAAETANTNLKSYKMKADIHGQDGCSATSSQVCPPANFPSSGSRLVATNNSHIFAPKLTGSTVDGDVDFSFTYSSKSKSSQSAGGNAGNSTSCTTVPDKLLFFKTNNVNLIQRIKNVGSILDYLFQEGFHPEMVAKARAEKVPQEQMRVILVATTTKAAAKILFQALQTNEKDLMDELIN; encoded by the exons ATGGAATTCCTCCAGTCCAATAAAGACAAACTATGCACGCTGTTAGCCAGTCACCTTGATAAGGTGTTGGATCAGGTTGGGGAGGATATATCATATAAGGAGTCGAAGAGCTGCATCAAGCAAGGTGGAAAGGAGGGGATGAAGATACTACTGGAGGTCATGCTAGGGAAAGAACAAGGGAAATGTCAACAGCTGGTGAAGTTCCTGGGTGATACTTTTCCAGAAATAAAGGACTTAATCAACAGTCAAG GAGCAGGAAGTGTTCCGATGTATGCAGACCAAAACAGTACCATTGTGGCAGCTGAGACCGCCAACACCAACTTGAAGTCTTACAAAATGAAAGCTGATATACATGGGCAAGACG GATGCAGTGCTACTTCTTCCCAAGTGTGCCCACCAGCAAACTTTCCCAGCAGTGGCTCTCGTTTGGTGGCAACAAATAATAGCCACATATTTGCCCCAAAGTTAACAGGCTCGACTGTGGATGGGGATGTGGACTTTTCTTTTACTTACAGCTCTAAATCCAAGTCCTCTCAAAGTGCAG GTGGAAATGCAGGAAATAGTACATCTTGCACCACAGTCCCAG ATAAGCTTCTCTTCTTCAAAACCAACAATGTGAATTTGATACAAAGGATAAAAAACGTGGGGTCTATTCTGGATTATCTTTTCCAAGAGGGTTTCCATCCGGAGATGGTAGCCAAAGCACGCGCTGAAAAAGTACCTCAGGAACAGATGAGGGTGATACTGGTAGCCACCACCACCAAGGCAGCGGCAAAAATCTTATTTCAAGCCCTACAGACTAACGAGAAAGACCTTATGGATGAACTGATCAATTAA
- the LOC134461703 gene encoding uncharacterized protein LOC134461703 isoform X1, translating to MEFLQSNKDKLCTLLASHLDKVLDQVGEDISYKESKSCIKQGGKEGMKILLEVMLGKEQGKCQQLVKFLGDTFPEIKDLINSQGASGAGSVPMYADQNSTIVAAETANTNLKSYKMKADIHGQDGCSATSSQVCPPANFPSSGSRLVATNNSHIFAPKLTGSTVDGDVDFSFTYSSKSKSSQSAGGNAGNSTSCTTVPDKLLFFKTNNVNLIQRIKNVGSILDYLFQEGFHPEMVAKARAEKVPQEQMRVILVATTTKAAAKILFQALQTNEKDLMDELIN from the exons ATGGAATTCCTCCAGTCCAATAAAGACAAACTATGCACGCTGTTAGCCAGTCACCTTGATAAGGTGTTGGATCAGGTTGGGGAGGATATATCATATAAGGAGTCGAAGAGCTGCATCAAGCAAGGTGGAAAGGAGGGGATGAAGATACTACTGGAGGTCATGCTAGGGAAAGAACAAGGGAAATGTCAACAGCTGGTGAAGTTCCTGGGTGATACTTTTCCAGAAATAAAGGACTTAATCAACAGTCAAG GAGCTTCAGGAGCAGGAAGTGTTCCGATGTATGCAGACCAAAACAGTACCATTGTGGCAGCTGAGACCGCCAACACCAACTTGAAGTCTTACAAAATGAAAGCTGATATACATGGGCAAGACG GATGCAGTGCTACTTCTTCCCAAGTGTGCCCACCAGCAAACTTTCCCAGCAGTGGCTCTCGTTTGGTGGCAACAAATAATAGCCACATATTTGCCCCAAAGTTAACAGGCTCGACTGTGGATGGGGATGTGGACTTTTCTTTTACTTACAGCTCTAAATCCAAGTCCTCTCAAAGTGCAG GTGGAAATGCAGGAAATAGTACATCTTGCACCACAGTCCCAG ATAAGCTTCTCTTCTTCAAAACCAACAATGTGAATTTGATACAAAGGATAAAAAACGTGGGGTCTATTCTGGATTATCTTTTCCAAGAGGGTTTCCATCCGGAGATGGTAGCCAAAGCACGCGCTGAAAAAGTACCTCAGGAACAGATGAGGGTGATACTGGTAGCCACCACCACCAAGGCAGCGGCAAAAATCTTATTTCAAGCCCTACAGACTAACGAGAAAGACCTTATGGATGAACTGATCAATTAA